TTAAAAGAACGAAAAAGTCCAGTACTGGATAGCAACGTAGATAAGCCACTTCCCACATTTTTTAAAGAGCAAGACGAGGAACTTAGTACAGCGAGTATGATTGAAGAAGCCCAGCAATCTGTTTACACCATTGTTACAACGGAAGAACAAGGGTCCGGATTCTTATATAATAACGAAGGACATGTGATTACGAGTGCCCATGTTATTAATGATAGTGCCTTTGCCTCTGTTATAGCCGAGGATGATACACATTATGAAGCGACGGTTGAAGGGATATCTGAGTTTATGGATGTGGCTGTGCTTTATGTACCAGAACTAGATGGGTTTGAGCCATTCCCACTAGAAACCGATCAACAATATGGAGCGGGAGAAGATGTTCTAACAATCGGAAGCCCAGAAGGTATGCAAAATACTGTGACGTATGGGGAGATCATCACAACGGAGGAAAACTTATTGATAGAAGAATACGAATATGAAGATCTATATGAAATATCAGCTGATATTATAGAAGGAAGTAGTGGCGGTCCCTTAATTTCAGAAAATGATCAAGTGATTATCGGAATGAATGCCGCCAGAACGTTTGGTGAAAATGCAGTGGGCTATAGTGTTCCGCTATACAAACTAGAAGAAATCATTGAGGATCTCATAAGTTGACAGTTCGAAGAAGGAAAGGAAATAAACTCTCATAAGCTATTAATTAAAGATATAGAGGCTTGGACAAAACCCAGTGATTAAGAACGGCCCTCACTTATGTGAGAGCCGTTTTTTAAATGGTTGGTGGTTCATCTACCAATCTTCACTTGATTGTTCCTCAGTCTCTATTAACTCAACCACTTTAAAGCCATCACTGGTGAGCTTTACCTCGTACTGAGATTCAAACGTTTTACGTTTTGTTTCATGATCGTCTTCATAATAAATAATATAATCTTCAAATGTTGTGACTGTATAGGTCTCATTGTCTGCTGGACTCACCTCAAGAATGTCAGCCCCCATGAACGTTTGGGTAATGCTGCGACCGTCTAGGTAATCAGCGTAATCAGTAATAGATTCTTTGTATTCAGATGAGTCATCATAAATGTAACTAAACGTGTCGTCAGCAGTGCCACCATTTATTAATCGTACGTTTGCGCGGATAAAGTCGTTAAATAAATAATCGAGATAGGTCTCTGCTTCAGCCTGGTACTCTGCTTTTGTAGCCTCTTCTTGACGCGCGACAAATGCTTTTAGCTCTTCTTCATAATCAAATGTGATTGTAAGATTATCGCCGGTAAAGGTTGTATAGGTTCTTTCACGATTCATTAAGGTCCATGACTCAGAACCAGTATTATAGAGAAGTTCGTAGTAATATGCCTCTTCGTAAGGAACGAGTGCTATGTCATCATCATACCAGGACTCATCCTGCTGCCAGTCCTCAGTGACTTGAAGATAAAGCCACCATTGCGAGCCAGTTTGTTCAATATAACTTCCTTCCTTAAAAAGGTGTACATTCTCTAACACTTGAATACGATTATTCGTCATCTCATACAGGTTAGTGCTATGGTCAGTGAGCAATGCTTCAAGATCGGATTGGACCTCTTCAAGCAATGCATCGCTAGCTTCAAGGTGAAGGTCAAGATAACTACGATCAGCTTCAATAGGGAGGGATGAGACTTGTCCGAACGGTGTTTCTTTTTCAATATGAAATGCCATTGAACCATCCAAGAGAACTGGTCCGACAAAGTTAGGACCACGCCCGATAAACATATTGGTCGTCTCACCGTTTATAAATAACTCTGCATCGTCCACATTAGCTGTTAACTCAATATCATCGACATTAAATTGAAGATAGACAGGTGCATCGAAGAAATGAGAAGTGTGGATAGAGTGTTCAAGTTCAACAAAATCGGTGGCAAGCTCAGCGGTGATCTCGTAGTTCCCTGGGGCGAACGCACCTAAATCATACAAACCCTCAGCTGTTAATTCATAGTCTACAGGGTCACCATCTACTTTAAATGAAACCTCTTCTTGATGAACTTCTACTTGAAGAGGG
The DNA window shown above is from Salipaludibacillus agaradhaerens and carries:
- a CDS encoding S1C family serine protease is translated as MVRGICGKRRGRAEKKGLSDARQRKTGVLGAVVLIVFASFIGIVTYQAFSSNSSHITVELLKERKSPVLDSNVDKPLPTFFKEQDEELSTASMIEEAQQSVYTIVTTEEQGSGFLYNNEGHVITSAHVINDSAFASVIAEDDTHYEATVEGISEFMDVAVLYVPELDGFEPFPLETDQQYGAGEDVLTIGSPEGMQNTVTYGEIITTEENLLIEEYEYEDLYEISADIIEGSSGGPLISENDQVIIGMNAARTFGENAVGYSVPLYKLEEIIEDLIS
- a CDS encoding TcaA second domain-containing protein, producing MNYCKHCGVEQQKDKRFCPSCGGDLRSTESVVPSSPRPSKPKKIVAAGLIGIIVLFGVYKTGDALADGTKIIEQFRTAVEEKDHDTVLQYLHLEGTDQPLTEDHAKDLIHFYHEHAHAMNGLNHYLDEKREWLQRDSNTLSAAHGASSGLTALTFEQTGKRWFLYDRYEFVLQAIPLQVEVHQEEVSFKVDGDPVDYELTAEGLYDLGAFAPGNYEITAELATDFVELEHSIHTSHFFDAPVYLQFNVDDIELTANVDDAELFINGETTNMFIGRGPNFVGPVLLDGSMAFHIEKETPFGQVSSLPIEADRSYLDLHLEASDALLEEVQSDLEALLTDHSTNLYEMTNNRIQVLENVHLFKEGSYIEQTGSQWWLYLQVTEDWQQDESWYDDDIALVPYEEAYYYELLYNTGSESWTLMNRERTYTTFTGDNLTITFDYEEELKAFVARQEEATKAEYQAEAETYLDYLFNDFIRANVRLINGGTADDTFSYIYDDSSEYKESITDYADYLDGRSITQTFMGADILEVSPADNETYTVTTFEDYIIYYEDDHETKRKTFESQYEVKLTSDGFKVVELIETEEQSSEDW